The following proteins are encoded in a genomic region of Cercospora beticola chromosome 8, complete sequence:
- a CDS encoding uncharacterized protein (BUSCO:EOG092630UB): MARQNQPTYDFLSGDQEQRHPLRETMKQSTVTRPDINNEDLRAQLRTVQYELDSIKQERELHDLHQQQELREAQSRAEADFKRAQAAESAANVATKKLDALVRETQEERDRHANEKLQLEKKARGLQDDNRALRDDLEEAKADLEGAGRQSQYAYSELEQKYNTLSASVEDIQQDLSSKVSALQSVQQKLVRKETEVGELENEVLRLKAQTGDSDTLAVIKKELTEQVTYIKKLEQTNREQLSELKQYRKTSKSIEVVEEEKRALEAKVRMMEDLRKELAEAQLQKRILEDEKSSWTSYLEAEAAEGEDLRYETPEQMAKAFLQERLERLELLNKLGSIQPELNVKDENIQALQNEKARLQSELEEARNTAANGSVATGGDAKAKARLERQKNLLTKEVEYLRAQMKTFEAEEAEFSPEQVDEARSKRIHELEEALDQYRSEVQTLQNEISKVEKAPAAPPQTPKKRSREEDEASDERLGELQRKIRTLQAELEKLQKRNNLLEAELKASNSQVKSLKASSKTRVLEFRNNPTAEVEAIKMSTINTLHDENASLLAQLEGQPNGTKVVPVSSLENIRLQLEDTKTQMKKMEKKDMRLRQIYSAKALEFREAVCSILGWKLDFMPNGRVKCTSILYPTQFCDGEEVENSIVFDGENGTMKVSGGPQSVFAGEIKEMIEFWVEGRKEIPCFLAALTLEFYDKTTRALKM, translated from the coding sequence ATGGCGCGGCAGAACCAGCCCACCTATGACTTCCTGTCGGGCGATCAGGAACAACGGCATCCTTTACGCGAAACCATGAAGCAATCCACTGTGACGCGACCGGACATCAACAACGAGGATCTCCGCGCACAGTTGCGGACTGTGCAATATGAGCTGGACTCGATTAAACAGGAACGCGAACTGCACGATCTACATCAGCAACAGGAGCTGCGTGAGGCGCAGAgtcgagcagaagcagacttCAAACGAGCGCAAGCTGCAGAGAGCGCTGCCAATGtcgcgacgaagaagcttgATGCGCTGGTACGAGAGACACAGGAAGAACGAGACAGGCATGCGAACGAGAAATTGCAGCTAGAGAAGAAGGCTCGTGGGTTGCAAGACGACAATCGAGCCCTACGCGACGATCTCGAAGAGGCGAAAGCAGACCTTGAAGGAGCTGGGAGGCAGAGCCAATATGCGTACAGTGAGCTGGAACAAAAATACAATACGCTGTCAGCGTCGGTCGAGGATATACAGCAGGATTTGAGTAGTAAGGTATCGGCTCTGCAGAGTGTCCAGCAGAAACTCGTGCGGAAAGAGACAGAAGTTGGAGAGCTGGAGAATGAGGTGCTGCGGTTGAAGGCACAGACTGGCGATTCAGATACGCTCGCAGTGATCAAGAAAGAGTTGACAGAACAAGTCACATACATCAAGAAGTTGGAGCAGACCAATCGAGAGCAATTGTCCGAGCTTAAGCAGTATCGCAAGACGTCGAAGAGCATTGAGGttgtcgaagaggagaagcgggCGCTAGAAGCAAAGGTGCGCATGATGGAGGACCTCCGCAAAGAGCTTGCAGAGGCGCAACTACAGAAGCGCATTCTCGAGGACGAAAAGTCCAGCTGGACAAGCTACTTGGAGGCTGAAGCcgccgagggcgaggacCTGCGATACGAGACACCAGAACAAATGGCAAAGGCTTTCTTGCAGGAAAGGCTGGAGAGACTGGAGCTATTGAACAAGCTGGGGTCGATACAGCCTGAGCTGAATGTCAAGGATGAGAACATTCAGGCATTGCAGAACGAGAAAGCACGTCTGCAGAGCGAGCTGGAGGAAGCTCGAAATACTGCTGCCAATGGATCTGTAGCGACAGGTGGCGACGCTAAAGCCAAGGCACGTCTCGAACGACAGAAGAATCTGTTGACTAAAGAGGTCGAGTACCTGCGAGCACAGATGAAGACGtttgaagcagaagaggcagagTTCAGCCCTGAACAGGTTGACGAAGCACGGTCGAAGCGAATCCacgagctggaagaggctCTCGATCAGTATCGGTCGGAGGTCCAGACACTGCAAAATGAGATCTCGAAAGTGGAGAAAGCGCCTGCAGCGCCACCACAAACGCCTAAGAAGCgctctcgagaagaagatgaagcctCAGACGAGCGTCTCGGAGAACTGCAGCGCAAGATTCGCACGCTACAAGCAGAGttggagaagctgcaaaAGCGCAACAACTTACTCGAAGCTGAGCTCAAGGCCAGCAACTCTCAAGTCAAGTCATTGAAAGCATCGTCCAAGACCCGCGTATTGGAGTTCCGCAACAACCCAACAGCAGAGGTCGAAGCGATCAAGATGTCCACAATCAACACACTGCATGATGAGAATGCTTCATTACTGGCACAGCTAGAAGGACAACCAAATGGCACCAAAGTGGTCCCAGTCTCCTCACTTGAGAACATCCGCCTCCAGCTAGAAGACACCAAAACGCAGATGAAGAAAATGGAGAAGAAAGACATGCGACTTCGTCAAATCTACTCTGCCAAAGCTCTCGAGTTCCGCGAAGCAGTCTGTTCAATATTAGGCTGGAAGCTCGATTTCATGCCGAATGGTAGAGTGAAGTGCACATCGATCTTATATCCCACCCAATTctgcgatggcgaagaggtGGAGAACAGTATTGTGTTTGATGGCGAGAATGGTACGATGAAGGTCAGTGGTGGGCCACAAAGTGTTTTCGCAGGCGAGATCAAAGAAATGATTGAGTTCTGGGTCGAAGGGAGGAAAGAGATTCCTTGCTTCCTGGCTGCTCTGACGTTGGAGTTTTATGATAAGACTACGAGGGCGTTGAAGATGTGA